One genomic segment of Actinoplanes ianthinogenes includes these proteins:
- a CDS encoding chitosanase yields MKPVRKVTYATIGLLIPGAAVVIGLLPASAGQTPAATTAVVAAAAKNLDDPVKKDVAMQIVSAAENSSLNWRAQFAYIEDIDDGRGYTAGIIGFCSGTGDMLELIEAYTATKPSNVLAKYLPALRRVNGTDSHSGLDPNFTRDWRRAAADPVFQAAQEAERDRVYFNPSVRDGKSDGVRALGQFAYYDAAVMHGYDGMRAIRSRALRKAKTPAQGGDERTWLNTFLNERVKEMKKEEAHSDTSRVDTAQRVFLNNGNFDLNTPLDFKVYGDPFHIS; encoded by the coding sequence ATGAAACCCGTCAGAAAAGTCACCTATGCCACGATCGGCCTGCTCATCCCCGGTGCAGCCGTCGTCATCGGGCTGCTGCCGGCCAGCGCCGGGCAGACGCCCGCCGCGACGACGGCCGTCGTCGCCGCCGCTGCGAAGAATCTGGATGATCCGGTGAAGAAAGACGTCGCCATGCAGATCGTCTCGGCCGCCGAGAACTCGTCGCTGAACTGGCGGGCGCAGTTCGCCTACATCGAGGACATCGATGACGGGCGCGGTTACACGGCCGGCATCATCGGATTCTGTTCCGGGACCGGGGACATGCTCGAACTGATCGAGGCGTACACCGCCACGAAACCGTCGAACGTGCTCGCCAAATACCTCCCGGCGCTGCGCCGGGTGAACGGCACGGATTCGCATTCCGGGCTCGACCCGAACTTCACCCGGGACTGGCGGAGGGCAGCCGCCGACCCCGTGTTCCAGGCTGCTCAGGAGGCTGAGCGGGACCGGGTGTACTTCAACCCGTCGGTCCGGGACGGCAAATCCGACGGGGTGCGGGCACTCGGCCAGTTCGCGTACTACGACGCCGCGGTGATGCACGGTTACGACGGTATGCGAGCCATTCGCAGTCGCGCCCTCAGAAAGGCCAAGACGCCGGCTCAGGGTGGCGACGAGCGCACCTGGCTGAACACTTTCCTGAACGAGCGCGTGAAAGAGATGAAGAAGGAGGAGGCACACTCGGACACCTCACGGGTCGACACCGCCCAGCGGGTATTCCTGAACAACGGCAACTTCGACCTGAACACACCGCTGGACTTCAAGGTCTACGGCGACCCGTTCCACATCAGCTGA
- a CDS encoding ABC transporter ATP-binding protein, with the protein MSEPLLRVTGLTKDFAGRRAVDRIDLEIRPGEAVGLVGESGCGKTTTGRMLARLLEPTAGQIVFAGQDITHLRGRALRPVRRQLQIIFQDPYASLNPRHTVGAIVAMPLQVNRIRPPGGVKRRVQELLEQVGLNPEHYNRYPHEFSGGQRQRIGIARALALRPKLIVADEPVSALDVSVQAQIITLLRGLQRDMGLTFLFIAHDLAVVRHFCRRVAVMYQGRIVETGDRADLYERPRHAYTKLLLSAVPDVAGPLGRQRTRQKGGHDVVGAG; encoded by the coding sequence ATGTCTGAGCCGCTGCTGAGGGTCACCGGGCTGACCAAGGACTTCGCCGGCCGCCGGGCGGTCGACCGGATCGACCTGGAGATCCGTCCCGGCGAGGCGGTCGGCCTGGTCGGCGAGTCCGGCTGCGGCAAGACCACCACCGGCCGGATGCTGGCCCGGCTCCTCGAACCCACCGCCGGACAGATCGTCTTCGCCGGGCAGGACATCACTCACCTGCGCGGACGCGCGCTGCGCCCGGTCCGCCGGCAACTACAGATCATCTTCCAGGATCCGTACGCCTCGCTGAACCCGCGGCACACCGTCGGCGCGATCGTCGCCATGCCGCTCCAGGTCAACCGGATCCGGCCACCGGGCGGCGTCAAGCGCCGGGTGCAGGAGCTGCTGGAGCAGGTGGGGCTGAACCCGGAGCACTACAACCGGTACCCGCACGAGTTCTCCGGCGGGCAGCGGCAGCGGATCGGCATCGCCCGCGCTCTCGCGCTGCGGCCGAAACTGATCGTCGCCGACGAGCCGGTCTCGGCGCTCGACGTGTCGGTGCAGGCGCAGATCATCACGCTGCTGCGCGGCCTGCAACGCGACATGGGCCTCACCTTCCTGTTCATCGCCCACGACCTCGCCGTCGTCCGGCACTTCTGCCGCCGGGTCGCCGTCATGTACCAGGGCCGGATCGTCGAGACCGGCGATCGCGCCGACCTGTACGAGCGCCCGCGGCACGCGTACACGAAATTGCTCCTCTCGGCCGTGCCGGATGTGGCCGGGCCGCTGGGCCGGCAGCGGACCCGGCAGAAAGGCGGGCACGATGTCGTCGGCGCCGGATGA
- a CDS encoding ABC transporter permease, with protein MLRYLTKRVSSAILVLIAVSIVAFLLFFALPADPARGLCPKYCSAERIEAVRTEWGLNEPKTEQYLDYMVGVFAGRDLGAAQGGHCDAPCLGYSYVNNEPVLDTLTRVLPVTLSIVIPAAILWLTLGIGLGMVSSLRRGSWLDRASIGLSLVGASLQLYFVGAVLLLVLVYTLAILPVPHYTPILQNPVDWASGLVLAWVALAFLFSAIYARLSRAQMLETLSEDFVRTARAKGLPRSQVYGRHALRAALAPLVTIAGLDVGLALGGTVITETTFGLQGLGRTAVAAVRNGDLPTVMATVLVAAVFVVVANLVVDLLYAVIDPRVRLR; from the coding sequence GTGCTGCGGTACCTGACCAAGCGGGTCTCCTCGGCGATCCTGGTGCTGATCGCCGTCAGCATCGTCGCGTTCCTGCTGTTCTTCGCGCTGCCCGCCGACCCGGCCCGCGGCCTGTGCCCGAAATATTGCAGCGCCGAGCGGATCGAGGCGGTCCGCACCGAGTGGGGCCTCAACGAGCCGAAGACCGAGCAGTACCTCGACTACATGGTGGGCGTCTTCGCCGGCCGGGACCTGGGCGCCGCGCAGGGCGGGCACTGCGACGCGCCGTGCCTGGGCTACTCCTACGTCAACAACGAGCCGGTGCTGGACACGCTGACCCGGGTGCTGCCGGTGACGCTGAGCATCGTCATCCCGGCGGCGATCCTCTGGCTGACCCTCGGCATCGGGCTGGGCATGGTGTCGTCGCTGCGCCGGGGCAGCTGGCTGGACCGGGCGTCGATCGGGTTGTCGCTGGTCGGCGCGTCGCTCCAGCTCTACTTCGTGGGCGCGGTGCTGCTGCTGGTGCTGGTCTACACGCTGGCGATCCTGCCGGTGCCGCACTACACGCCGATTCTGCAGAACCCGGTCGACTGGGCGTCCGGGCTGGTCCTGGCGTGGGTGGCGCTGGCCTTCCTGTTCTCGGCGATCTACGCCCGGCTGTCCCGGGCACAGATGCTGGAGACCCTCTCCGAGGACTTCGTCCGCACCGCGCGGGCCAAGGGGCTGCCCAGGTCCCAGGTGTACGGCCGGCACGCGCTGCGCGCCGCGCTCGCGCCGCTGGTCACCATCGCCGGGCTGGACGTCGGGCTGGCGCTGGGCGGGACCGTCATCACCGAGACGACCTTCGGGTTGCAGGGGCTCGGGCGTACCGCGGTGGCCGCGGTCCGCAACGGCGACCTGCCGACCGTGATGGCCACCGTGCTGGTCGCCGCGGTCTTCGTGGTCGTCGCCAACCTCGTCGTCGACCTGCTCTACGCCGTCATCGATCCGCGCGTCCGGTTGCGCTGA
- a CDS encoding ABC transporter ATP-binding protein, with amino-acid sequence MNHASFLRVRDLTVRFSTEGGPVRAVNGISFEVDRGRTLGIVGESGSGKSVTSLSVLGLHNPARTTITGEIWVGDRQVVGLDDKRLRELRGREMAMIFQDPLSALHPAYTVGRQIVEAYRAHQPSASRAEARRRAVEMLGRVGIPRPAERFGAYPHEFSGGMRQRVMIAMALVNDPSLLIADEPTTALDVTVQAQILDLLAGLQDEFDSAIILITHDLGVVGRIADDVLVMYGGRIVERGSVEQVLRRPQHPYTWGLLASMPTLRGDPETELVPIPGTPPSLTHLPDGCAFHPRCRYTGERSRTEVPELLPTSETGHLVACHLPEAVRRSAHV; translated from the coding sequence GTGAACCACGCATCGTTCCTGCGCGTCCGTGACCTGACCGTCCGCTTCAGCACCGAGGGCGGGCCGGTGCGGGCGGTCAACGGCATCTCGTTCGAGGTGGATCGGGGCCGCACCCTCGGGATCGTCGGCGAGTCCGGCTCCGGCAAGAGCGTGACCAGCCTGTCCGTGCTCGGGCTGCACAACCCGGCACGCACCACGATCACCGGGGAGATCTGGGTCGGCGACCGGCAGGTGGTCGGCCTCGACGACAAGCGGCTGCGGGAGCTCCGGGGCCGCGAGATGGCGATGATCTTCCAGGACCCGCTGTCGGCGCTGCATCCGGCGTACACGGTGGGCCGGCAGATCGTCGAGGCGTACCGGGCGCACCAGCCGTCGGCGAGCCGGGCCGAGGCGCGCCGGCGGGCCGTGGAGATGCTCGGCCGGGTCGGGATCCCGCGGCCGGCGGAGCGGTTCGGCGCGTACCCGCACGAGTTCTCCGGCGGCATGCGGCAGCGCGTGATGATCGCGATGGCCCTGGTCAACGACCCGAGCCTGCTGATCGCCGACGAGCCGACCACCGCGCTCGACGTCACGGTGCAGGCGCAGATCCTGGACCTGCTCGCCGGCCTGCAGGACGAGTTCGACTCGGCGATCATCCTGATCACCCACGACCTCGGGGTGGTCGGCCGGATCGCCGACGACGTGCTGGTCATGTACGGCGGCCGGATCGTCGAGCGCGGCTCGGTCGAGCAGGTGCTGCGCCGGCCGCAACATCCGTACACCTGGGGGCTGCTGGCCAGCATGCCGACGCTGCGCGGCGACCCGGAGACGGAGCTGGTGCCGATCCCGGGCACCCCGCCCAGCCTCACCCACCTGCCGGACGGCTGCGCCTTCCACCCGCGCTGCCGCTACACCGGCGAGCGCAGCCGCACCGAGGTCCCGGAGCTCCTGCCCACGTCCGAAACAGGTCACCTGGTCGCCTGCCACCTGCCGGAGGCCGTCCGGAGGTCGGCACATGTCTGA
- a CDS encoding NlpC/P60 family protein, with translation MNVVAVAVTGLWRSPASPVARDAPLLLDEPRLGEWLTAQGPAERRTLWGRLDSQLLLGEPVVVEEELGEWCRVRAPWQPYRDEPGGYPGYVRTAHLAPLVPDVLPRVVVTVPATVIRSGDEVLVDEVGYATILPTFGITGGRATVRLPDGRTGWVPAADIAPHRFGDRPPSPARLLGDAEQFLGVMYLAAGLHGRCYDCSGLVHAVFRRYGLRIPRDARDMDRLGAGLPVADARPGDLLLFTRPDTGVIYHVALALDLPRAVHVSEPDWACVDTPLSAIRQADLTHARRVS, from the coding sequence GTGAACGTCGTCGCGGTGGCGGTGACCGGACTGTGGCGCAGCCCGGCGTCGCCGGTGGCCCGTGACGCGCCGCTGCTCCTCGACGAGCCGCGGCTGGGGGAGTGGCTCACGGCGCAGGGGCCGGCGGAGCGGCGCACCCTGTGGGGACGGCTGGACAGCCAGTTGCTGCTCGGTGAGCCGGTTGTCGTGGAGGAGGAGCTGGGGGAGTGGTGCCGGGTGCGGGCGCCGTGGCAGCCGTACCGGGACGAGCCGGGCGGTTATCCCGGCTACGTCCGCACGGCTCACCTGGCGCCGCTGGTCCCGGACGTGCTGCCCCGGGTGGTGGTCACCGTCCCGGCCACGGTGATCCGGTCGGGGGACGAGGTGCTGGTGGACGAGGTCGGTTACGCGACGATCCTGCCCACGTTCGGCATCACCGGCGGACGGGCCACGGTGCGGCTGCCGGACGGGCGTACCGGATGGGTGCCGGCAGCGGACATCGCGCCGCACCGCTTCGGTGACCGGCCGCCTTCCCCGGCGCGGCTGCTCGGTGACGCGGAACAGTTCCTCGGCGTGATGTACCTGGCCGCGGGCCTGCACGGCCGGTGTTACGACTGCTCGGGGCTGGTGCACGCGGTGTTCCGCCGGTACGGCCTGCGGATCCCGCGGGACGCCCGGGACATGGACCGGCTCGGCGCCGGGCTGCCGGTGGCCGACGCCCGGCCCGGTGACCTGTTGCTGTTCACCAGGCCGGACACCGGCGTGATCTACCACGTGGCGCTCGCCCTGGACCTACCCCGGGCCGTCCACGTCTCGGAGCCGGACTGGGCCTGCGTCGACACGCCGCTGAGCGCGATCCGGCAGGCCGACCTCACACACGCCCGGCGGGTCAGCTGA
- a CDS encoding dipeptide epimerase, producing MTTIARVGLTEQRLPLHTPFVTALRRTTSTASVLVTITDSDGVTGTGEAPEVWPVTGESLPGIAACVRERLAPVLLGRDPAEYVTLLRRVRRAATGNHGAKAAVDVALHDLAARRLGVPLAVLLGGTPRRVPTDVTVAADSAAVPKGFTVLKVKVGADAAGDLDRIAAVRAAAGPDARIRLDANQAWTPRAAVRMLDRIAAAGLDVEFVEQPVAAADLDGLAWVSERSGIPVMADESVFGVRDLVEVIRRRAADLVNVKLAKCGGLEPARTLLGLAEAQGMGTMVGSMMEGPVGVTAAASLVAAYPTTVVSDLDAAWWLADPVLDYADGHVLL from the coding sequence GTGACCACGATCGCCCGGGTCGGCCTGACCGAGCAGCGGCTGCCGCTGCACACGCCGTTCGTCACCGCGCTGCGACGCACCACGTCGACCGCGTCGGTGCTGGTCACGATCACCGACTCGGACGGCGTGACCGGGACCGGGGAGGCTCCCGAGGTGTGGCCGGTGACCGGCGAGTCGCTGCCCGGGATCGCCGCCTGCGTGCGGGAACGGCTCGCGCCGGTCCTGCTCGGACGGGACCCGGCGGAGTACGTGACGCTGCTGCGGCGGGTGCGGCGGGCCGCGACCGGCAACCACGGGGCGAAGGCGGCGGTCGACGTGGCGCTGCACGACCTGGCCGCCCGGCGGCTCGGGGTGCCGCTGGCGGTGCTGCTCGGCGGGACGCCGCGGCGGGTGCCGACCGACGTCACGGTCGCGGCGGACTCGGCGGCGGTGCCGAAAGGGTTCACCGTGCTCAAGGTCAAGGTGGGTGCGGACGCGGCCGGTGACCTCGACCGGATCGCCGCCGTCCGGGCGGCGGCCGGTCCGGACGCCCGGATCCGGCTGGACGCCAATCAGGCGTGGACGCCGCGCGCCGCGGTACGGATGCTCGACCGGATCGCGGCGGCCGGCCTGGACGTGGAGTTCGTCGAGCAGCCGGTGGCCGCCGCCGACCTCGACGGGCTGGCCTGGGTGAGCGAGCGGTCCGGCATCCCGGTGATGGCCGACGAGAGCGTCTTCGGCGTCCGTGACCTGGTCGAGGTGATCCGGCGGCGGGCCGCCGACCTGGTGAACGTGAAGCTGGCCAAGTGCGGCGGCCTGGAACCGGCTCGCACGCTGCTCGGACTGGCCGAGGCGCAGGGGATGGGGACGATGGTCGGCTCGATGATGGAGGGACCGGTCGGCGTCACCGCGGCGGCCTCCCTGGTGGCGGCGTATCCGACCACGGTGGTCTCCGACCTGGACGCGGCCTGGTGGCTGGCCGATCCGGTGCTGGACTACGCCGACGGGCACGTCCTGCTGTGA
- a CDS encoding serine hydrolase, giving the protein MSLWYGPVGGPPTVQDDADQPHHAASTMKVAVLTALYRSDLDLDAPVKVHNDFASAVGDGRRFGVDFDEDSDPQVWARLGDTATLRWLARRMIVRSSNLATNLVLEQVGMLPVAEVWALAGATGSWVTRGIDDTEARAAGMHNLVTAADLARLFSMIAADPVLVDILAGQEYGEHLAAGVPPGIRIAHKDGWDSRVRHAAGIVYPLDAPPYVIAVCTTGMPDDTAAGELITQVSAAAWRDRGRPR; this is encoded by the coding sequence ATGTCCCTTTGGTACGGTCCGGTCGGCGGTCCGCCGACCGTCCAGGACGACGCGGACCAGCCGCACCACGCCGCCAGCACCATGAAGGTCGCGGTGCTCACCGCCCTCTACCGCTCCGATCTCGACCTGGACGCTCCCGTCAAGGTGCACAACGACTTCGCCTCGGCGGTGGGTGACGGCCGCCGCTTCGGTGTCGACTTCGACGAGGACAGCGACCCGCAGGTGTGGGCCCGGCTGGGTGACACGGCCACGCTGCGCTGGCTGGCCCGGCGGATGATCGTGCGGTCCAGCAACCTCGCCACCAACCTGGTCCTCGAACAGGTCGGGATGCTGCCGGTCGCCGAGGTGTGGGCGCTGGCCGGCGCCACCGGGTCCTGGGTGACCCGGGGCATCGACGACACCGAGGCCCGGGCGGCCGGGATGCACAACCTGGTGACCGCCGCCGACCTGGCCCGGCTGTTCAGCATGATCGCCGCCGACCCGGTGCTGGTCGACATCCTGGCCGGTCAGGAGTATGGCGAGCACCTGGCGGCCGGGGTCCCGCCGGGGATCCGGATCGCGCACAAGGACGGCTGGGACTCGCGGGTGCGGCACGCGGCCGGCATCGTCTACCCGCTCGACGCGCCGCCGTACGTGATCGCGGTCTGCACCACCGGGATGCCGGACGACACCGCCGCCGGGGAGCTGATCACGCAGGTGTCGGCGGCGGCCTGGCGGGACCGGGGACGGCCGCGGTGA
- a CDS encoding ABC transporter permease — MSSAPDETLPAATFESRSPGQLAWSRLRRDRVATASGIALLFFVVVAVAAPLMEFWYGVSPQEQFQGALNRHGLPLGYFGGITGEHWFGLEPKLGRDLFIRMAYGIRTSLAIAFTAALAATVIGTVAGIVAGFAGGWVDTVIGWLIDFALALPFLIFALAVVPTVTLRFYGPRDEVPSWFRVAVLIAVLVAFNWTQTARLVRGQVLSLREREFVEAARAANAGFAHMLFRQLLPNLWAPILVAFSLAVPAFVTGEAALSFLGVGVVEPTPSFGRTIFESLPYLETDPAYVLIPGLAIFALVLAFNLFGDALRDALDPRSSK, encoded by the coding sequence ATGTCGTCGGCGCCGGATGAGACGCTGCCGGCGGCCACGTTCGAGAGCCGGTCGCCGGGACAACTCGCCTGGTCACGGCTGCGCCGTGACCGCGTCGCGACGGCGAGCGGCATCGCCTTGCTGTTCTTCGTGGTCGTCGCGGTCGCTGCTCCGTTGATGGAGTTCTGGTACGGCGTGAGCCCCCAAGAGCAGTTCCAGGGCGCCCTGAATCGCCACGGTCTCCCCCTCGGCTACTTCGGCGGCATCACCGGCGAGCACTGGTTCGGGCTGGAACCCAAACTCGGCCGCGACCTGTTCATCCGGATGGCCTACGGCATCCGCACGTCGCTGGCGATCGCCTTCACCGCCGCCCTGGCCGCCACCGTGATCGGCACGGTCGCCGGGATCGTCGCCGGGTTCGCCGGCGGCTGGGTCGACACGGTGATCGGCTGGCTGATCGACTTCGCGCTCGCGCTGCCGTTCCTGATCTTCGCGCTGGCCGTGGTGCCGACCGTGACGCTGCGCTTCTACGGACCGCGCGACGAGGTGCCGTCCTGGTTCCGGGTGGCTGTGCTGATCGCGGTGCTGGTCGCGTTCAACTGGACGCAGACCGCCCGGCTGGTCCGCGGCCAGGTGCTGTCGCTGCGCGAGCGCGAGTTCGTCGAGGCGGCCCGCGCGGCCAACGCCGGGTTCGCGCACATGCTGTTCCGGCAGCTGCTGCCGAACCTGTGGGCGCCGATCCTGGTGGCGTTCTCGCTGGCGGTGCCGGCCTTCGTGACCGGCGAGGCGGCGCTGTCGTTCCTCGGCGTCGGCGTGGTCGAGCCGACCCCGAGCTTCGGGCGGACGATCTTCGAGAGCCTGCCGTACCTGGAGACCGACCCGGCGTACGTGCTGATCCCCGGCCTGGCGATCTTCGCGCTGGTGCTGGCCTTCAACCTGTTCGGTGACGCGCTGCGCGACGCCCTCGACCCCCGATCGTCGAAGTAG